The Nicotiana tomentosiformis chromosome 9, ASM39032v3, whole genome shotgun sequence genome contains the following window.
AAAGAGAGAACAATACAATCAAATTTAAAAGTGTCAAATTACAAATAAAAGTCAATGATATTTTTTATTGAAAGGAGAAGAGTGAGTAAAACACACATAtcaattattcttcaaagtaaaAGAGGTGTTGTTAGTTATTGTGCCGAATTTGTGAAAAGTTGTAGCAAATTATTTAGTGCAATTTTCCTCTTTATATTGAACACTTCCTTTCAAGGTAAAAGAGACCAAATCCCATCTTGACATGGCAAGAGATAATTGGGAAGCTGAGAAAAGCCAATTAAAACGTAACTGATATCTGAATTTATAGCCATAAATAATTAAGGACAAAATCAAGAAATAAAAGAGTACACTGTCTTCAACTCagccataaataattaaaatattaatttgtGGGGAATACTAACACAAACACTGACTTGGGTTTGGCGCTAACTGCTCTCTCAGATTAAGTCATTAGTCATTACTGCACTCTCTTGTGTTTACTTATCAAACTCTAGCTGTTGTCTCTTCCCCTCTGCTCGTGACCACGTTCATGCACTAAGTTTTTGTTATGCGCAAGGTACGAAAAAAGACGAAACACAAAAGTTTATTGtacataattttattttttatttctataagaaattatttttatgGCTTAAACACGTGACTTCATGATTATATAACAATAATTTTACCTCTTTTTATTAGtaattaatatataaatatgtatTTATTTGTGTGTATTCATATGTTTACTCACACATATATATTACGGCAGCGGATACAATAATGAATTCGTGAGTTCAGCAAAATTTAATGTGTCAGCGTAgactagaatatatatatatatatatatatatatatatatatatatatatatatatatatgacaccGTTTCATCGAAGATATATATTTATGTAAATCCGCTATATTTATGTAAAACACACACGTACATATATAAAAAAGAAGGATTTTAACCCAAACGGTCAATCTTGACGATAAGCAAATACTATGATTTTAGACTAGGTTTAACATTCGAGTTCATTTATATATATTCCAGACAAACACCTACTCCTATTACCTCAGTGAATATTTCAATCTATAGGTAAATTgacttgtctttttttttttttttttttttaaaaatccaaaaaccaAAAACAAACATTAATCAAAGTAGCATTACAAGTGCAAAAATCTGATTacaaaaaaagaattaaaaaaaatattatttttgattaaGGGTGGTGGGAATTGTAGGGATCCTAGGGGAAGATGGTGGGAGGTGCAGAAGGAGGTGCCAATCTCAAGGTAttccttgcttggttgatttgtTAACCATTTTCCTCTTTGTTTAATCCTCTCTTTTCCTTAATATTATTTTAGTGGTTTTATTCTGCAAACatcaataataaaaaaaaaccaCAACCCTTCAAGTTTTTAAACTTGAGTTTGagtaaagagagagagagagtgtgtgtgtaGTAAACTCAAACACAGAGATAGAGGAGGAGAGAAAACAAAGCAAAACCCAAGAAAAGAGTTTATAGTTGTTTTGATATGCAATTGCAAACCCGAgaagaaaattttggaaattgaGGCAAAATGTCTATCTCTATGCCAAGCTCGAGAAGACAATCTTCTCCCAATCccaactcttcttcttcttctttcatatttctttctctttctttcattcttttcTTTGCCACCCTcttcacttcttcttcttcttcttcttctttttcaagtTGGACTATTTTTGACAATAATCCATGCAAATGGTCTTTCATAGCATGCAACTCCCAAGGTTTTATAACAGAAATCAATATTCAGTCTATACGTCTTGAGCTTCCTTTGCCTCCAAATCTTTCTTCATATAAGTACCTCCAAAAACTTGTCATTTCTGATGCTAATATCACTGGTACCATACCTTTTGAAATTGGTGACTGCTCTTCACTTGTAAGCATTGATTTAAGCTCAAATGGTCTTGTGGGGTCCATCCCTTCAAGCATTGGAAGCCTTGTAAACCTTCAAGATTTAATCTTGAACTCAAATCAACTCACTGGAAAAATCCCAGTTGAGCTTGCCAATTGCAAAAGCCTAAAAAATCTTCTCCTTTTTGATAACAGACTTGGTGGAACTTTACCAAGTGAAGTGGGATTGTTGTCAAATCTTGAAGTGTTAAGGGCAGGAGGGAACAAAGATGTTACTGGAAAAATCCCAAATGAGTTAGGTGAATGTGGGAATTTGACAGTTTTAGGCTTAGCAGATACAAGAGTATCTGGTTCTTTGCCTGTTTCATTAGGTAAGCTCAAGAAACTTGAGACTTTGTCTATTTACACTACTATGTTGTCTGGTGAGATACCTCCTGATTTAGGTAATTGTTCTGAGCTTGTTAACTTGTATTTGTATGAAAATAGTCTTTCTGGTTCAATCCCATCTGAGATAGGGAACCTTAGAAACTTAGAAAAATTGTTCCTTTGGCAGAATAATCTTGTTGGTGTTATTCCACAAGAGATTGGGAATTGTACTAAGTTGACTATGATTGATTTGTCTTTGAACTATTTATCTGGGAGTATACCATTATCTTTTGGTAGTCTTGTTGAGTTACAAGAACTTATGCTTAGTAACAACAATATTTCTGGTTCAATCCCTTCTGTTCTTTCACATGCCACAAGCCTTGTGCAATTGCAACTTGACACAAATCAGATTTCAGGGTTGATTCCTTCTGAGTTAGGGAATTTGACTAATCTTATTGTGTTTTTCGCTTGGGATAATCAACTTGAAGGAAGTGTGCCTTTAACTTTGGCTAGTTGTAGTAACCTTCAGGCATTGGACTTGTCACATAACTCACTTACTGGTAACATTCCTCCTGGCTTGTTCCAATTGAAAAATCTTACTAAGCTGCTCTTGATTTCTAATGATATTTCGGGTTCGATACCTCTAGAAATTGGAAATTGTAGCTCATTAGTGAGGTTAAGACTTGGAAACAATCGGATTGCTGGTGGAATTCCTAAAGAAATTGGGGGTCTTAAGAGCTTAAACTTTCTTGATTTGTCTGGAAATCGCCTTTCTGGACCGGTTCCTGATGAGATAGGAAGCTGTACTGAGCTGCAAATGGTAGACCTTAACAACAATATACTGGAAGGTCCCCTGCCTAATACTCTGTCTTCTCTATCGGGGATTCAAGTCTTGGACGTTTCGAATAACAGATTCAGGGGGCCTATTCCAGCTAGTTTTGGCCGTCTTGTGTCCTTGAACAAGCTGATCCTCAGCAAGAACTCGTTCTCGGGTTCGATACCTCCATCTATCGGCCTATGTTCGAGTCTCCAATTGCTTGATCTTAGCAGCAATGAGCTCTCGGGTAGCATACCGTTGCAGCTAGGAAAAATTGAGTCTCTTGAAATTGCTCTCAACCTTAGTTACAATGGACTGACAGGTCCAATTCCTGCTGAAATTTCAGCATTAAGCAAGCTGTCGATACTTGATCTTTCGCACAATAAGCTTGAAGGGAACTTGAATCCACTAGCTAGGCTTGATAATCTGGTCTCGTTAAACGTATCATACAACAACTTCACTGGGTATCTTCCTGACAATAAGCTCTTTCGACAGTTACCAGCATCAGACCTTGATGGAAATGAAGGGCTATGTTCATTTGGCAGGCCATCGTGTTATCTTAGCAATATCAATGGAGTGGGAGTAGCTAAAAATGGAAATGATGAGGGAAGGTCAAAGAAGCTCAAATTAGCCATTGCATTGCTAGTAACCATGACGATAGTAATGGTGATCATGGGAACTATTGCTATCATTCGAGCACGAAGGACGATGAGAAGGGATGATGATTCCGAGATGGGAGATTCTTGGGCTTGGCAGTTCACTCCATTCCAGAAGCTCAATTTTTCAGTAGAAGAGATACTAAGGTGCCTAGTGGACACTAATGTCATCGGAAAGGGATGCTCCGGGGTTGTCTATCGTGCAGATATGAACAATGGCGAGGTTATAGCAGTGAAGAAGCTTTGGCCAACAACCATGGCTTCAACTAATGGATGCAATGATGATAAGTGTGGAGTACGGGATTCCTTCTCTGCGGAAGTTAAGACTCTTGGTTCAATTCGACACAAGAACATTGTTCGATTCTTAGGTTGTTGTTGGAACAGAAGCACaagattgctcatgtatgattaCATGCCAAATGGGAGCTTAGGAAGTCTTCTCCATGAGAGGAGCGGTAACTATTTGGAGTGGGAATTGAGATACCAAATATTGCTCGGGGCAGCACAAGGGCTCGCCTACTTGCACCATGACTGTGTCCCTCCAATTTTTCACAGAGACATCAAGGCCAACAACATTCTCATTGGTCTTGAGTTTGAGCCTTACATTGCAGACTTTGGCCTTGCAAAACTCGTCGATGATGGTGATTTTGGTCGGTCCTCCAATACAGTTGCTGGTTCTTACGGCTACATTGCTCCCGGTAAAGATTTCTTTTATTTCATGTCAAATTACAATTCAAGTTACCGTTTTCGTTACTCCTAGTATATTGTTCTGAGTCCAATGCTTGCTCGGATTAAATTTCTCACTTAATTATATAAGCATTGATTGCACATTGCATTTATTAACTTTCCGAGAAGAACAGCAGCAATTCTTGATGATCATTGACCTAAGTATACTAATGTTGTTCATTTTCTTTATAGAATATGGTTATATGATGAAGATCACCGAGAAGAGTGATGTCTACAGCTATGGAGTGGTTATGTTAGAAGTCTTGACAGGGAAGCAGCCAATCGATCCAACAATTCCTGACGGAGTCCATCTAGTGGATTGGGTAAGATTGAAAAGAGGAGgaatcgaggtcctcgatccaaGTCTGCACTCGAGACCAGAATCAGAGATCGAGGAAATGTTACAAGCATTAGGAGTAGCCCTATTGTGTGTAAATTCCTCTCCTGATGAAAGGCCAACAATGAAAGATGTAGCAGCAATGCTAAAGGAAATCAAACATGAAAGGGAAGATTATGCAAAGGTTGATGTTTTACTTAAGGGCTCTCCAGCAACTTATACGCAAGAAAATAAGAACTCAAAGGGTGTCTTAGCAACATCTTCATCAGGAGAGAAAGCAAGAAGTTTGTATCCAAAGAGTAATAACACAAGCTTCTCTGCTTCCTCATTGCTTTATTCATCATCATCAAATGCCAAAAGTGGAGTTTAAGTGATTCACCAAAACTACATTTGCATTGAAGTTTGTCATATTAGTGTTAGTTTTACTTTCTTTCAGTTTAATAATCCTTttgtttgcatttacttttttttttttttggaattttctgaaggggagccttggcgtaactggtaaagttgctgtcatgtgaccaggaggtcaacAACGTCTTGTAGAAATGCGAAGGGTAAGACTGCGTagaatagacccttgtggtctggCCCTTCCCAGCTCCTGCGCATAGCGTGAGATTAGTGCACCGGACCGGGCTGCCCCTTTTCTGTATAAAGAGAAGAAGGTAGATAGATATGTGTGTGACAACTTGTATGCAAGGGAAACAAAAGAAGCCAACATATGCAAGTTTGGCTTTTGAGCAATTTTAAGCTTTTATGCAGCCACTAAAGTCAACTTATTCCTCCAGGTTTTAAGGTTCATTTGCAGCTTTCAAACAAATATTTGGGACCTACCAAGAAACTAATTGGACCACTTTCTACTACATGAATAAAGTTGGATTTGAAAATAAGTATAATAAAACAAAGTGCATAGTTCAGTAGTGATTGTTCATCTTTTGTTCCTGATATATGTAGTTCAACAATAATTCTATAATAActttactttatttttcttttaattttccaAATTCCTCTTTTCTTGAACAATTGACTACACAAATCCACAAACATTATCAACTTTGTGGATTTGTAGTGGGAAAGAAGATCAAGAAGGATGGGACAGACAATGAGGGGTAAAGTATTCCCAACTAGCTTCTCTTTTTAAGGCTGTGTTTGGTATGTTTATAATCATTTTTCAAGAGGAAAACATTTTCCATCAAAAGGGAAAAAATTACTAACGTCTACTCCAACTAGCACTCAGATATCATTGTCGATTTTTAATACTCAAAAATTTAGCAAAATGTTAAATATTACAGAATATTACTTTTCATCTAGTTTAGAATCTATATTAATTGTAGAATTTTCTTTAGTTCCCTATAAATAGTGATGTACTTTTTCATTATTAATCAATGCAATGAGTTATCATTCATTCTGTCCCTGGTTTCTTCTCTAGCTTCCGGTTTTTCTAACACAAAACACTATCCAATTTGTTAttcgttttatatatatatagatccaTTCTTCTCTCTTCCATTCTTGGGTAGGGGTAATGATGCGTATATCTTATTCTCGGAtctatttttttttgttgttgtcacCACAATAGAAAACaacttttaagaaaatattttttcggaaAAACATTTCATACAAATTGACTTCTAGTCATTATCAATACACccaaatttaataattttcaagCGATAGCACGCACCCTAATTTAATGATTTTCAAGCGATAACACATAAACATATGTTATAAGTATCAGTTTTAATTACTTCCCCCGTTTCAATTTTGATGAGATAGTTTGACTCGGcgcggagtttaagaaaaaaaagaaagacttttgaaacttgtcatgacatttttgtggttataaaaacttctcattaagggtatatGAGTAAAATGAAtaatttaaagttgaattatttttaaatttaaaaacatatCATTTATTTTACAACAGACTAAAAAATAAATTAccttgaaacggagggagtatatttttgttttccttgtttgttttgtACTTAGGGAAAGTATCCTCAGTTTATCTGAAATATGGGACTTAATATTCTTATGAAAATGATTCCCTTACCTGATTTGGACAACAATGTGGTCAAATTTGACTACTGAAACCCAAAGCATTCAATCATAGAAAATTCTCAGTACTGAAAAGTAACAAAAGCTAATGCCTCAAGTGGTTAAAACTGTGAATGAGTTTTCCAAGTTGAAAGAACGACGTGACTGATTTGACATATATAGTTAAGTAGTAGGGTCTGAATCAAGTGGAGTAGTAGTATAAGTAGGGTCTCTCCCATGATTATACTTGTTGTCATTTAGCTCCTCACTTTAATTTTCTCATGCATGCAACAGTAATGATACAATTTGAAAGTAGAGATTCCTAGTTTGAATGCAGGAGGACTCTTCTTGTGAAATTATGGTGGGCTAAAAAGTGTTATTCCGTATATTCCGTGGCCGCTCGAATTTCGAAAGTTAAACTTCTTAATTTTGATCATAAATTCGGTTATAGAATCTTGTAAGTTTttgtttatttaaaaaaatttacaTAATTGAAAACTGCTAAAAGTATTATAAGTCACGATAGTggacaatttaaaatatataaaaggcATATAAAAAAATTACGggtaaaaaaaaattcattttacTCTCAAAATGCGCACTCCACCATATAAATTAGAACGAAAGGAGTATAAGAAGATGGGGCAAGCTTAAAACTACGTAAAGAGTGCTCTGGAAAAATTTACAATCTCTTAGAATCCAAGCAGACTTAAAAGGAAATAGGGcagaatggaagaaaaataacTATGTATTCGATGTTAATTAGTTGAGATTAAGTTTTAATCATGTTAGTATGTTTACATTTAATCCAATGGTTTCTATGCATTTCTTAGTCGTGTCAGGGATTTGTATCCCTGTAGAAAATACAAAAAACTTCTAGGACATTTTAATTTTATTGTATAGAAAATTGGACTAAATAGTATAGTTGTATGTATGACAGATTCCATGATCCAAAGGCTAGGATTGATTGTTGTACATAAGATGCTGTATGGTAGAAAACCTCAATTATAGCTTTGGGTTTTAATGCGTAAATAGAATAACATGTCTGTAAAATCATTGCTTGATAAAGATGCCAAAGAATCTTACAGTAACTAAGGGCCTTGCCATTACACTGCCAAATTGTAGTGTCCTTTCCATTTTTGACTCATTATCTTCCTTTGACATGCTGGTCTAAAAGGTGTAGGTGTTCTTGTTTTATCTCAGAATGAAGATATGTTCAGTGCTTTTAAATTCTAAGGATGAAACAGGGCAATGTTTTTGTTTGTTATTCTCCCACCAACACTAGTATGGAGTTTCTTTGTCCATCTAGATTTAGATGATATAAGAAAATCACCTAGCGATTTTCGTCTCTACTAAAATTTAAACCGTAGTATTTCATAATTTTCACCCACTTTATTGGCAGTTAGACCACACCACCGGATGCAATTCTAATATTGAAATAAGGTCATAGAATTCTTTCTATAAAAAATGTTGTGTTAACAACTAGGGCAGTGCTTAGTTTTGACCATAACATTCTTTATGGAAATGGAACACCAATGGTTTATTTAGAGGGAGTCCTGTCCTATAAGCAGGACGGAATGGGATGCGTGTTCGGCCGAACCCCTTTTGTTCAAATCTTGTATTCgttttaagaaattcattaaatatatacaaattattaatttaaaactcaATAACTTAAGAAGATAAGGTTCAGATCCTGGCTCCGCCTGTGCACGTAAGATATACAGAGTAGATAGTTCTTGCTATTACCAAAAAGAAAGACATTAAATAGTTTTCAAGAATCGCCTTCAAATTTCAGTAGTTATAGGTAACACGTATAATTTGACACAGAAAAAGGCAAAGTACATACACATAACgcatcatatcacacagaaaaaATGATGGTTGGGAAGTCAAAACTTAAGTTCCAATATTTGCTTGGCTTCTTCATCCGCAAATCAAGTATGGCCAAAGATTCTTTCACGGAAGCTTCATGATTCTGGTTAGCGAGATCCTCTAGAGGCAACATAATCAATTTTTCAAGAATCAACTTCATCCTCGTAGCATTGTTTTGTATGGAAGTTTCAGATTTTGATTCAACTTCTGAAATCGTAGCATGATGCAACTTCAACAAAGAGAATGACCTCCTTTTCAGTATTACAATTGAGCCTTTCCATTCCCAAGAAATGTTTCTCCAAATGACTGGTCTCGTCTGTTTTTTCTTGCAATCTTATCTCTTTGTTGGCTAGGGGCATCTTTAGCTGGCATTCTTTCTTCTGGCAACAGAGACAGTATTGTGGGAACATCAGGTAGTGAGTACGCAGCGCAGGGATGAGATTATCACGGGCATGGGCAGGCTCAAATTCCTGTGGTGTGTACAGTACAGGAGTTCTTGCTGCAACCTCTTTACGTTTCTTGCCAAACTGCCTTTTAAGGTCCTCTAAACCAATTCATCCACCACGTCTTTTTGGATGTCTCCTTCGTTTGCTGCTTCTTGCCTAATTCAAAGATGGTAAGGTCCTGACCTGAAGGACCACTATCCCCTTTCCCCTTCAAGTTACTTTGTTGTATGATTGATTGTTGTTGAAATGAATCCAGCAGTGCAAGATGTAGTGGAGATTTGGCATCTAATTAACAGTAGTCCAGATAAACACTCTGCCGGCAAACATTCCAATTTATCGAATTTGTAACCACGAGTAAATGGATTTAGTACATACTAAATAGGAAATGCGCGCTGGGATATCAACAAACATGCGAAACATTTTCTCAACAATAGGATTTCAAGGAAAATAACACAACTGGAACTAGCAAAAAAACAGAAGAGAACCTGTAACTGTAAAGATTGATAAGAATAGAGCAAGGATTCAGCAGGGTTAAGACTAACCTTGTTAGGACCAGGTCCTCCCTGATCTTTGGAAGGAAAGCAAGCTTTACGCGGACAGTGTACAATCTTAAACAATCCAAGAGGAGATTCTTCAGAGTTAAACAATCTCAGTGACAAAGTCCCATGAAAATGGTACTCTTGGGCATTGGTGGAGGCAGGATTTTCGCTAAggggttcaaaaaagaaaaaaaagtgaaaaacatTAAATGAGATTGTAGCTAATGAGAATTGAACCAATTACTTCACAAAGGTTTTGAACCTCCTTGAGCACTAAGCTATGTTCGGCTGAACCCCCTTTCGCTCCCTAAATCCGCCCCGCTCTTGGGTATGACCAGGAGAAGATCGAGTGTTCTGCATGACATGAGGTTTTGTAACGTGATCTGCTGAAAGATGTCGACAATATTGCGTACAAGTGTAAAATCTTGATGCAACTCCTCAAATAGGTACCAAATACAAACTACTGAAGCCACCCTACATGGGGAGTATTCATTGCTGCTCCCACACCTCACGGAATGAAGGATTGGAATGTCTGACAACCATTTTCTCTGCAATCTGTAGCTTGAGCAACAAACGATTATAGATGAACAGGTTTGAGAAAATGCATGTTGAACAGTTGAGTTTATGAGGTTTCGCATTGAAAAGGCGAGTTCTGTTTCCATCAGCAAATGCAACTGCAGTAAAGAAAACAGCAAATTATCTTTATAAGCACTCAGGTGAAAATCTTCCAAGTATGATGTACCATCCGGccagaaaaaacaaaaaaaaagtctATTAGGCAAGCGAGCCCATTCAACCTATGAACTTGTTACCGGTAGTCTTTGTACTCAACAGGGACTCACTTGGTTCGCAACAAATTCAGTTTATAATTCTTAGAGACCCCCTTGACAAAGATTAATAATAACGTTTGTGGAGTTGCGATTAATAGGCGGAGCATGTGCACGGGTTGCCAAGCAATCATGGATATTAGTCATTGTTTCAAGATTTGTTGAAATGATATACTCCACTATAATTGTGCTAAGGGAAAAGAGCCAAATATATCCCTCTGCTTTCGGATATTGTCTATATTTAAAATTATCGGGCCAAATTTAaccctaccgttatactatcagGCCAAATTTACtcctacaatcagcaaactttaAAAAATTACCCCTTAATTGGAAGATGACCCAGAATCTCCCAAATCATTTCAATTAAGTTACTGACCCttcttcttggtccactatttaCGAAATAATTAGCATTTACCTGCTTTCTAAAttggagaaaaaaatattaaataatacaaccgTTAATAAACAAAgtgtagtaaattgaaaaatctaaattaggtaagctggtctaaattctaaaagtatttacaacatcccaatttGAATGAATTTGTTGCACCAAAtgtatggagactttgcaagtattagtgattggAGTTGAAGTTTCTCAGAAGGTTTTACATTGtcgaattcaactttgctttaatcaaatgcctacacattgtgcactcttaagttagtcgatcgaactctatactaactaaacaatgacaaaatatatttgaatatacatgtacatacatgatgattacctgcatataatacacaataaatagacccaATGAATTCTACGGTATGTATATGattaaaaaataaacaaaatttTAAACTAATTCCAAACCCATTATTACAAGAGGAGAAGTGAgtgcattggtaattaaaaatatttatgaaTAATTTGAATAGTCTAGtaactttagcattcacatcaatagtaatttttgaaaGGCCAAACCCATAAGCGGCCCTTTAAACTCGGCTTTGCTTTTCATTTTGACACCTTTACTTTGGCTTTTTTCATTTTGACACTCCAACCCATTCCCTCAGGTGCCACTTAAATACAAAACGCATGGCCTTTTTTAAAAGTCATGCGCGTGTTCATAAGCGCTGCCCACGTGTAAACCGAACCAATTATTCTCTGTCACTTGGATATATCATCCGCCTAGGACCCCCAACCCGGATCAATTAACCCCGACCCGGTAAGACTAACCAACGACGGGTTACagagttaaaaaaaaataatctctTTCATTTTTACCTAAATCAATCTGCTTTCTCTCACCCCGCTAACAAAAAACCCAAACCCTATTAGATGAAACCATTGATTTTCAGTGGATTTTCGTTCTTGTGAAGGCTATACTGCGAACATTGGCTTGAATCTTTGCTTTATTTCATCTGGTTGTTGATGGTAAGTTCTTACAGACCCATATTTTAAAGGTGTTTTTTAccgttagttttttttttaatcttgtttTCGAATCTTCTGACGTGTGACCTTCTTTTGGCATTTTTTCTTTTCATTATAGGGTAAAGTTGATATAATGTTAGCTGAAGAATATATTCTTGTCCGTTTCTACCATGTTGGTACTTTTATCGAAGATTTTGTCGCTAAATACGTTGGTGAGAGTGAGGTAAAAGAGTATTCGATAGATAAAGACCACTTTTCATTGGTTGAATTTCTGTATTATACAAGGCAACTGGGGTATGTTACTGATTTTTTTATGTCTTTAACCCTAGGTCAAAAAAAATTGTGCTGGTTAAAAATGATGAACAATTATATAATATTGTCTACTACTGTAAAGAGGGTGTCTTGGACATATTTATTAATCATGTTATTAAAGAAACTGCTTTGGAGGTGGTCCCAGCTGGTCTTATTTATGGGACCGAGGTGGTTGAAGCCACTAATAATGAGTCTAGGGCAACTTTAGATGGTGGTTTAGGTGATATAAATGGAGAACAACAATATGGTGATGAAGTTGGGAGGCTATAGTAGACAGAGTTGCTGAAAACATTAATGTAGATGGTGTTGAAAATTCAGAGCTAGATTTGTCAGATTTGCTTAGTAGTGACACTAATTTAGATGATACACCTGAGGGAGATGATAGTGAATTAGATGAGAAGTCAAGAGCTATAAGaacagaaaaaagaagaaagaatctGCAGAAAGAAAAGGGGAAACAAAGGCTGAAGAAGAATGGGAAGCCACCTACTCCAACAAAGGAGGTTGAGCCAGGGGAAGCTGGAGCAGACAAAGGTTTTGATGACATTGATAGGCCAAGTAAGAGAGATAAATAAGCTGGTAAATTAGGGGGATGAGAATTACTATGATAATAGTGACATAGGAAGTGATGACAGTCAAGATGAGCTAGATGTGCTTGCTGAACCTGGTGTTGACTTACCAGCTAGAAGAAGTAGT
Protein-coding sequences here:
- the LOC104118119 gene encoding LRR receptor-like serine/threonine-protein kinase RGI1 isoform X1; the protein is MSISMPSSRRQSSPNPNSSSSSFIFLSLSFILFFATLFTSSSSSSSFSSWTIFDNNPCKWSFIACNSQGFITEINIQSIRLELPLPPNLSSYKYLQKLVISDANITGTIPFEIGDCSSLVSIDLSSNGLVGSIPSSIGSLVNLQDLILNSNQLTGKIPVELANCKSLKNLLLFDNRLGGTLPSEVGLLSNLEVLRAGGNKDVTGKIPNELGECGNLTVLGLADTRVSGSLPVSLGKLKKLETLSIYTTMLSGEIPPDLGNCSELVNLYLYENSLSGSIPSEIGNLRNLEKLFLWQNNLVGVIPQEIGNCTKLTMIDLSLNYLSGSIPLSFGSLVELQELMLSNNNISGSIPSVLSHATSLVQLQLDTNQISGLIPSELGNLTNLIVFFAWDNQLEGSVPLTLASCSNLQALDLSHNSLTGNIPPGLFQLKNLTKLLLISNDISGSIPLEIGNCSSLVRLRLGNNRIAGGIPKEIGGLKSLNFLDLSGNRLSGPVPDEIGSCTELQMVDLNNNILEGPLPNTLSSLSGIQVLDVSNNRFRGPIPASFGRLVSLNKLILSKNSFSGSIPPSIGLCSSLQLLDLSSNELSGSIPLQLGKIESLEIALNLSYNGLTGPIPAEISALSKLSILDLSHNKLEGNLNPLARLDNLVSLNVSYNNFTGYLPDNKLFRQLPASDLDGNEGLCSFGRPSCYLSNINGVGVAKNGNDEGRSKKLKLAIALLVTMTIVMVIMGTIAIIRARRTMRRDDDSEMGDSWAWQFTPFQKLNFSVEEILRCLVDTNVIGKGCSGVVYRADMNNGEVIAVKKLWPTTMASTNGCNDDKCGVRDSFSAEVKTLGSIRHKNIVRFLGCCWNRSTRLLMYDYMPNGSLGSLLHERSGNYLEWELRYQILLGAAQGLAYLHHDCVPPIFHRDIKANNILIGLEFEPYIADFGLAKLVDDGDFGRSSNTVAGSYGYIAPEYGYMMKITEKSDVYSYGVVMLEVLTGKQPIDPTIPDGVHLVDWVRLKRGGIEVLDPSLHSRPESEIEEMLQALGVALLCVNSSPDERPTMKDVAAMLKEIKHEREDYAKVDVLLKGSPATYTQENKNSKGVLATSSSGEKARSLYPKSNNTSFSASSLLYSSSSNAKSGV
- the LOC104118119 gene encoding LRR receptor-like serine/threonine-protein kinase RGI1 isoform X2; its protein translation is MSISMPSSRRQSSPNPNSSSSSFIFLSLSFILFFATLFTSSSSSSSFSSWTIFDNNPCKWSFIACNSQGFITEINIQSIRLELPLPPNLSSYKYLQKLVISDANITGTIPFEIGDCSSLVSIDLSSNGLVGSIPSSIGSLVNLQDLILNSNQLTGKIPVELANCKSLKNLLLFDNRLGGTLPSEVGLLSNLEVLRAGGNKDVTGKIPNELGECGNLTVLGLADTRVSGSLPVSLGKLKKLETLSIYTTMLSGEIPPDLGNCSELVNLYLYENSLSGSIPSEIGNLRNLEKLFLWQNNLVGVIPQEIGNCTKLTMIDLSLNYLSGSIPLSFGSLVELQELMLSNNNISGSIPSVLSHATSLVQLQLDTNQISGLIPSELGNLTNLIVFFAWDNQLEGSVPLTLASCSNLQALDLSHNSLTGNIPPGLFQLKNLTKLLLISNDISGSIPLEIGNCSSLVRLRLGNNRIAGGIPKEIGGLKSLNFLDLSGNRLSGPVPDEIGSCTELQMVDLNNNILEGPLPNTLSSLSGIQVLDVSNNRFRGPIPASFGRLVSLNKLILSKNSFSGSIPPSIGLCSSLQLLDLSSNELSGSIPLQLGKIESLEIALNLSYNGLTGPIPAEISALSKLSILDLSHNKLEGNLNPLARLDNLVSLNVSYNNFTGYLPDNKLFRQLPASDLDGNEGLCSFGRPSCYLSNINGVGVAKNGNDEGRSKKLKLAIALLVTMTIVMVIMGTIAIIRARRTMRRDDDSEMGDSWAWQFTPFQKLNFSVEEILRCLVDTNVIGKGCSGVVYRADMNNGEVIAVKKLWPTTMASTNGCNDDKCGVRDSFSAEVKTLGSIRHKNIVRFLGCCWNRSTRLLMYDYMPNGSLGSLLHERSGNYLEWELRYQILLGAAQGLAYLHHDCVPPIFHRDIKANNILIGLEFEPYIADFGLAKLVDDGDFGRSSNTVAGSYGYIAPEYGYMMKITEKSDVYSYGVVMLEVLTGKQPIDPTIPDGVHLVDWVRLKRGGIEVLDPSLHSRPESEIEEMLQALGVALLCVNSSPDERPTMKDVAAMLKEIKHEREDYAKVDVLLKGSPATYTQENKNSKGVLATSSSGEKARSLYPKREPWRNW